One region of Verrucomicrobiales bacterium genomic DNA includes:
- a CDS encoding MFS transporter — MAILAAGVGFAIRGGIFDNWGAEYGFTAQQLGDIGGAGFTGFCFGIILGGVVCDKIGYGKLVILAFVMHVLSAVVTFTAKGDTAYQSLYWGMFIFAYANGTLEAVANPLVATLFPNKRTHYLNILHASWPAGLVIGSVLGWILDDRMKLSWQIQLALYLIPTIGYGLMFLGQHMPKSEASKQGLSFGQMFKDVGILGALIVCYLLSLFGQNALGLSPVVAYGIAGAALIGVGVLTKFSLGSALLFVLFLVHAMVGAVELGTDGWIQNITGNLFTSQEGKYLFMWTSAIMFSLRFCADFIEKRLGLSPIGLLVTCAVLGFVGLQLASNMTTFPVAMAALGIYAVGKTFFWPTMLAVASDRFPRTGAIAISIMGGIGMMSAGLIGSPGLGYGKDRFATEALAQANPAALEEFKAAKPSKFLFFNEVTALDGTKLAEAQKVEASQRTPSQAAVVAASIAGDRKTLKADSFIPLAMAVVYLLLLIYFKSIGGYKAIHIDGKEAAH; from the coding sequence ATGGCCATCCTCGCGGCGGGCGTTGGATTCGCCATTCGCGGCGGCATCTTTGACAACTGGGGTGCGGAGTATGGATTCACCGCGCAGCAGTTGGGCGACATCGGCGGGGCGGGATTCACCGGCTTCTGTTTCGGAATTATTCTAGGTGGGGTGGTGTGCGATAAGATCGGCTATGGCAAGCTGGTGATCCTCGCGTTCGTCATGCACGTTCTTTCTGCGGTGGTGACCTTTACCGCCAAGGGGGACACCGCTTACCAGAGCCTTTATTGGGGCATGTTTATTTTTGCCTATGCGAATGGCACCCTGGAGGCCGTGGCGAATCCGTTGGTGGCCACACTCTTCCCGAATAAGCGAACTCACTACCTCAACATCCTTCATGCGAGCTGGCCGGCCGGGTTGGTGATCGGCAGTGTGCTCGGATGGATCCTGGACGACCGTATGAAGCTGAGCTGGCAGATCCAGCTCGCTCTCTACCTGATCCCCACCATCGGTTACGGCCTCATGTTTTTGGGGCAGCACATGCCTAAGTCGGAAGCTTCCAAGCAGGGTCTCAGCTTCGGTCAGATGTTCAAGGATGTCGGTATTCTCGGCGCCCTGATTGTTTGCTACCTCCTCTCCCTCTTCGGTCAAAACGCGCTTGGTCTCAGCCCCGTGGTGGCCTATGGCATTGCTGGAGCCGCGTTGATTGGCGTGGGTGTCCTGACCAAGTTTTCCCTGGGTTCAGCGCTTCTCTTCGTCCTGTTCCTGGTTCACGCGATGGTTGGCGCTGTGGAATTGGGAACCGATGGTTGGATTCAGAACATCACCGGGAATCTTTTCACTTCGCAGGAAGGTAAGTATCTCTTCATGTGGACTTCGGCCATTATGTTCAGCCTCCGGTTTTGCGCCGATTTCATCGAGAAGCGACTCGGCTTATCACCGATTGGATTGCTGGTGACCTGTGCGGTCCTGGGATTTGTTGGACTGCAGCTTGCCAGCAATATGACAACATTCCCCGTGGCCATGGCGGCACTTGGGATCTATGCGGTAGGAAAGACCTTTTTCTGGCCGACAATGTTGGCGGTTGCCTCTGATCGATTTCCTAGAACGGGTGCCATCGCGATTAGCATCATGGGTGGCATTGGAATGATGTCGGCTGGGTTGATCGGATCTCCCGGACTTGGTTATGGCAAGGACCGATTCGCTACTGAAGCGCTCGCTCAGGCGAACCCTGCCGCGCTCGAAGAATTCAAGGCGGCCAAGCCGAGCAAGTTCCTGTTCTTCAACGAAGTGACAGCCTTGGATGGTACCAAGCTCGCGGAGGCTCAAAAGGTTGAAGCTAGCCAGCGCACCCCTTCGCAAGCCGCAGTGGTCGCCGCCAGCATCGCTGGTGACCGCAAGACTCTGAAGGCCGATTCGTTCATCCCGCTAGCGATGGCAGTAGTCTACCTCTTGTTGTTGATCTACTTCAAGAGCATCGGCGGGTACAAGGCCATCCACATCGATGGCAAGGAAGCTGCCCACTAA
- a CDS encoding Gfo/Idh/MocA family oxidoreductase, which translates to MSQRKLNIAIVGLGFGAEFIPIYQRHPNANMYAICQRDPKKLDAIGNAFDIGARYTDYRQLLKDPKVDVVHINSPIPDHAWMSIAGLKAGKHVACTVPMATSIEDCKKIVELQKKTKLKYMMMETVVYAREFLYIKELYEKGQLGKIQFLQASHQQDMDGWPNYWPGLPPMWYATHCVGPVCGLTKATAEYVSCFGSGTIRKELIKHYKSPFAVETTHIKFKKSDLSARIYRSLFDVARQYRESIDVYGSKASVEWPLIEHEPLVLHRAKLPEPEIPKRVKSPDYAKLLPKPIQRFTTKGVYDLGKKTHLSFTQGAGHGGSHPHLAHEFISAVVEDREPFPNARESANWTCVGLCAHESALKGGEIVKLPAFTQ; encoded by the coding sequence ATGAGTCAACGCAAACTGAACATTGCTATTGTCGGCCTCGGTTTCGGGGCTGAGTTCATACCGATCTATCAGCGGCATCCGAACGCGAACATGTATGCCATCTGCCAGCGCGATCCCAAGAAGCTGGATGCGATCGGCAACGCGTTCGACATCGGCGCGCGCTACACGGACTACCGTCAGCTGCTGAAGGATCCTAAGGTGGATGTGGTCCATATCAACTCCCCCATCCCCGATCATGCTTGGATGTCCATCGCCGGGCTCAAGGCTGGCAAGCACGTGGCTTGCACGGTGCCGATGGCGACCTCGATTGAGGACTGCAAGAAGATCGTGGAGCTGCAGAAGAAGACCAAGCTGAAGTACATGATGATGGAAACCGTGGTCTATGCCCGCGAGTTTCTCTACATTAAGGAGCTCTACGAGAAGGGCCAGCTGGGCAAGATCCAATTTCTGCAGGCGAGTCATCAGCAAGACATGGATGGCTGGCCTAACTATTGGCCTGGTTTGCCGCCCATGTGGTATGCGACCCACTGCGTCGGACCCGTCTGCGGTCTGACCAAGGCGACCGCGGAATATGTTTCCTGCTTCGGTTCCGGGACCATCCGCAAGGAGCTGATCAAGCACTACAAGTCGCCCTTTGCCGTCGAGACCACCCATATCAAGTTCAAGAAGTCCGACCTCAGCGCCCGCATTTACCGGTCCTTGTTCGACGTGGCCCGCCAATACCGAGAGAGCATCGACGTCTACGGTTCGAAAGCGTCGGTGGAATGGCCGTTGATTGAGCACGAGCCGCTCGTCTTGCACCGCGCCAAATTGCCCGAGCCTGAGATTCCCAAGCGGGTCAAGAGCCCCGACTACGCTAAACTCTTGCCGAAACCCATTCAGCGCTTCACCACCAAGGGCGTGTATGACTTGGGCAAGAAGACGCACCTGAGCTTCACTCAAGGAGCGGGTCATGGAGGGTCGCATCCCCATTTGGCGCATGAATTCATCTCGGCGGTCGTGGAGGATCGTGAACCTTTCCCCAACGCTCGGGAGTCGGCCAACTGGACCTGTGTCGGCCTTTGCGCCCACGAGTCTGCCCTCAAGGGCGGTGAGATCGTCAAGCTCCCCGCGTTTACCCAATAA
- a CDS encoding carbonic anhydrase, with product MRLDILRILKTGCLGCLMWNALPVVADHPAPAGNAHGSDPHDVVAVRKGADQTLALIREASLALLKEGNARYAQGKSKHPNQGADRRSIAVSDGQKPFATVLACSDSRSPVEVLFDRGVGELFVVRVAGNVADESQVATIEYGVEHLGTPLLVVLGHSACGAVTAATKGGELPGHLSVLINRIKPAVAKARAVGAGPERIVAAAIQANVWQQIEDILSSSGIVREKVREGALQIVGGIYDLEKGTVAWLGSHPGQDAVIVQAEEAEKTAELARATKAAREAAAEHPSDAPVVQDSHADDDGHAVPAPARPLPSFPSSLLPSKDVKARTRTKPQDTHSEPHH from the coding sequence ATGAGACTGGATATTCTACGAATTCTGAAGACCGGGTGCCTTGGATGCCTGATGTGGAACGCGCTGCCGGTGGTTGCCGACCACCCTGCTCCGGCAGGTAACGCACATGGATCAGACCCGCACGACGTGGTGGCGGTTCGCAAAGGGGCCGACCAAACCCTGGCGCTGATCCGTGAAGCCTCCTTGGCCTTACTCAAGGAAGGCAACGCCCGGTATGCCCAAGGAAAGTCCAAACATCCCAATCAGGGTGCCGATCGGCGCAGCATCGCCGTCTCCGACGGCCAAAAGCCCTTTGCAACCGTCCTTGCCTGCTCGGATTCCCGCAGCCCAGTCGAGGTCCTCTTTGATCGAGGCGTGGGTGAGCTTTTTGTCGTGCGGGTGGCCGGCAATGTGGCTGATGAAAGCCAGGTTGCAACGATTGAGTATGGGGTTGAGCATTTGGGCACCCCGTTGCTGGTTGTGCTGGGACATAGCGCCTGCGGGGCGGTGACTGCGGCTACCAAGGGCGGGGAGTTGCCGGGGCATCTTTCCGTGCTGATCAATCGAATCAAGCCCGCTGTTGCGAAGGCCCGGGCTGTCGGCGCCGGACCTGAACGGATCGTGGCGGCCGCTATCCAGGCTAACGTTTGGCAGCAGATCGAAGATATCCTCTCCTCCAGCGGCATTGTTCGGGAGAAGGTTCGTGAGGGAGCACTGCAGATCGTCGGCGGCATTTATGATCTCGAGAAGGGCACCGTGGCTTGGCTGGGATCGCATCCTGGCCAGGATGCGGTGATTGTGCAGGCTGAGGAGGCTGAGAAGACTGCGGAACTTGCTCGGGCCACAAAGGCTGCGCGAGAGGCCGCAGCTGAGCATCCATCCGACGCGCCTGTCGTTCAAGATTCTCACGCGGATGATGATGGCCACGCTGTGCCGGCCCCAGCGCGCCCTCTACCCTCGTTCCCGTCATCGCTGCTTCCGTCGAAAGATGTGAAAGCCAGAACGCGCACGAAGCCACAGGACACTCACTCCGAGCCACACCATTAA
- a CDS encoding response regulator yields the protein MENPKAPLNGLAPEQDVGGGLRSVLRVLLWQAGSETAIPYREELERAGWDVQLDGVKTREEFSVRVWSCNYDVVLAEPEPGTDCGVDAVEVLHKFRREIPVILVTGGIGEENVAEALRSGVTDYVAKDRLRRLPIAVRRILNEKLERVEKKRLSEERDRFFMLSGDLLGILNAKGCILQLNPAWQRTLGHEIEELVKYPLSHWVHPEDQARLASAMRSLADGATSLEFEIRCSSADGSYRWLQWRASSLPRQHLIYATARDVSEKKVLEAQLLRSQRIESIGTLANGIAHDLNNVLTPILMAVEILQDVTTEPRAKKLLNTVQSSAQHGAAMVKQILAFSKGADGEKLPLQVHHLVNQMRDFAHDTFPKSIEIQTRIAPNLWMIKGDSTQLHQVLLNLCVNARDAMLTGGKLCIEVFNRELEEPYTRLHLDARCGPYVVISVTDTGSGIPHEIIEKIFEPFFTTKDSGRGTGLGLSTVLGIVKGHGGFLNVYSEPGKGTRFTVYLPALATERQITVQKQDPVRWSGKGECVLVIDDESSFRDITKSILERYNYRVLTASEGSGALALVAQHRGEIALAITDMMMPEMDGATTLKALHKLDPDLRLIATSGMSPPERFQPLEDEMQIPFLLKPYATAKLLQTVHDTLAGIPARKMLAP from the coding sequence ATGGAGAATCCAAAAGCCCCACTCAACGGCTTGGCTCCTGAGCAGGATGTAGGGGGCGGACTACGCAGCGTCTTGCGGGTGCTTCTCTGGCAGGCGGGATCCGAGACCGCAATCCCCTACCGCGAAGAACTAGAACGCGCCGGCTGGGACGTTCAACTGGACGGCGTGAAAACCCGAGAGGAGTTCTCCGTTCGAGTTTGGAGCTGCAACTACGATGTGGTGTTGGCCGAACCCGAACCGGGGACCGATTGCGGAGTTGACGCGGTGGAAGTCCTGCACAAGTTTCGCCGAGAGATCCCCGTGATTCTGGTCACCGGAGGCATCGGCGAAGAGAATGTGGCGGAGGCGCTGCGATCCGGAGTGACGGACTACGTTGCCAAAGACCGTCTGCGCCGACTCCCGATCGCGGTCCGGAGAATCCTCAACGAGAAGCTCGAGCGGGTCGAAAAAAAGCGGCTATCGGAGGAACGGGACCGCTTCTTCATGCTCTCCGGGGACCTGCTCGGAATCTTGAATGCCAAGGGATGCATTCTCCAGCTCAACCCGGCCTGGCAGCGCACCCTGGGCCATGAGATCGAGGAACTGGTCAAGTATCCTCTCTCCCACTGGGTTCATCCGGAGGACCAGGCTCGGCTCGCGTCGGCAATGCGCTCGCTCGCAGATGGCGCTACATCGCTGGAGTTCGAAATCCGGTGCTCTTCGGCCGATGGGTCGTACCGGTGGCTGCAATGGCGAGCCTCGAGCCTCCCCCGCCAACACCTCATCTACGCCACCGCCCGGGACGTCTCGGAGAAGAAGGTTCTGGAAGCGCAACTGCTGAGATCACAGCGAATCGAAAGCATCGGCACCTTGGCCAATGGCATCGCCCATGACCTCAACAACGTGCTGACCCCTATCCTGATGGCTGTGGAGATCCTGCAGGATGTCACCACCGAACCACGGGCCAAAAAGCTGCTCAACACCGTCCAGAGCAGCGCTCAGCACGGAGCGGCCATGGTGAAGCAAATCCTGGCCTTCTCGAAAGGCGCGGATGGTGAAAAGCTCCCTCTGCAGGTGCATCATTTGGTGAACCAGATGCGGGACTTCGCCCACGACACCTTCCCTAAGTCGATCGAGATCCAAACTCGAATCGCCCCTAACCTGTGGATGATCAAAGGCGACTCAACCCAACTCCATCAGGTTCTCCTGAACCTGTGCGTCAACGCGCGCGACGCCATGCTCACTGGTGGGAAACTCTGCATCGAAGTGTTCAATCGGGAGTTGGAGGAACCCTACACCCGGCTGCATTTGGATGCACGATGCGGCCCCTATGTGGTGATCTCCGTCACCGACACCGGCAGCGGGATCCCGCACGAGATCATCGAAAAGATTTTCGAGCCCTTTTTCACCACCAAAGACTCGGGTCGTGGCACCGGGCTGGGTCTCTCGACGGTGCTCGGCATCGTCAAGGGGCATGGGGGCTTTCTCAACGTCTATAGCGAGCCGGGCAAAGGAACCCGTTTCACCGTCTACCTCCCAGCACTGGCGACCGAGAGGCAAATCACCGTTCAGAAACAAGATCCCGTTCGTTGGTCCGGAAAAGGGGAGTGTGTGCTGGTCATCGACGATGAGAGTTCATTCCGAGATATCACGAAGTCCATCCTCGAGCGCTACAATTACCGCGTTCTCACTGCCAGCGAGGGATCCGGCGCCTTGGCACTGGTGGCTCAGCACCGGGGAGAAATCGCCCTGGCCATCACCGACATGATGATGCCCGAGATGGATGGGGCCACGACTCTCAAGGCCCTCCATAAGCTGGACCCAGATCTACGGCTGATCGCCACCAGCGGTATGTCACCCCCGGAACGTTTCCAGCCGTTGGAGGACGAAATGCAGATACCATTCCTCCTCAAACCCTATGCCACCGCGAAACTCCTCCAGACGGTGCATGACACGCTGGCCGGGATTCCGGCGAGGAAAATGCTAGCCCCCTGA
- a CDS encoding aspartate-semialdehyde dehydrogenase, producing MNRHPHVAVVGATGAVGIEMLKTLEKRQFPVGKLTLLASARSVGKKLKFQGKEHVVEELTPSSFSGIDIALFSAGGGISREFAPIAAKAGCVVVDNSSAFRMDDQVPLVVPEINPEDVAKHHGIIANPNCTTAITLMALYPLHKAFGVKRIFASSYQAVSGTGAKAIEELERQVSEVVNNQPVTREVYPHQIAFNVLPHVDSFLPTGYTKEEMKMENEGRKIMHHPSFKASVTCVRVPVYRAHSVAITADFEKPVTVEAAMAVLRQAPGLDVVDNPAKNEYPLPLTVAEKYNCEVGRVRKDCALDNGLCFWVVGDQLLKGAALNAVQIAEVLLQ from the coding sequence ATGAATCGTCATCCGCATGTCGCTGTCGTTGGTGCAACCGGGGCCGTTGGGATTGAAATGCTTAAGACGCTGGAGAAGCGTCAGTTTCCCGTCGGCAAGCTTACTCTTTTGGCGTCCGCTCGGTCCGTCGGCAAAAAGCTGAAGTTCCAGGGCAAGGAGCATGTGGTCGAAGAGTTGACGCCCAGCAGCTTCTCGGGGATCGACATTGCCCTCTTTAGCGCGGGCGGCGGAATCTCCCGTGAGTTTGCCCCCATTGCGGCCAAGGCCGGCTGCGTGGTGGTGGACAACTCCAGCGCGTTTCGAATGGATGACCAGGTGCCCTTGGTGGTCCCGGAGATCAATCCCGAGGATGTGGCTAAGCACCACGGCATCATCGCCAATCCCAACTGCACCACGGCCATCACGCTGATGGCGCTTTACCCGCTTCACAAGGCGTTTGGCGTCAAGCGCATCTTCGCTTCCAGCTATCAGGCGGTTTCCGGCACCGGAGCCAAAGCGATCGAAGAACTCGAGCGTCAGGTATCCGAAGTGGTGAACAACCAGCCGGTAACTCGTGAGGTTTATCCGCATCAGATCGCGTTCAACGTGCTTCCACACGTCGACTCCTTCCTGCCTACCGGTTATACGAAGGAAGAAATGAAGATGGAGAATGAGGGGCGCAAGATCATGCACCATCCCTCGTTCAAGGCGAGTGTCACCTGTGTTCGTGTTCCGGTTTATCGCGCTCATTCGGTGGCGATCACTGCCGACTTCGAAAAGCCTGTAACTGTCGAGGCCGCGATGGCGGTGTTGCGCCAGGCCCCCGGACTCGATGTTGTCGATAATCCCGCGAAAAATGAATATCCGCTGCCCCTCACGGTGGCGGAAAAGTACAACTGCGAAGTGGGCCGCGTCCGCAAAGACTGCGCCTTGGACAATGGCCTCTGCTTCTGGGTCGTCGGTGATCAGTTGCTGAAGGGCGCTGCGCTCAATGCGGTCCAGATCGCTGAAGTGCTGCTTCAGTAG
- a CDS encoding sugar phosphate isomerase/epimerase: protein MIFTGISDEAGNTLDTQISALRELGWKHIEMRGVEVPGFPKANFHDIPEAAFELALEKFSEVGIQVYCFGSTIMNWAKRIDDPPFQVTLDEVSRCIPRMQRCGARFVRIMSFKPADADEEIPQAVFERVREVTRRFLDAGIQPVHENCMNYGGMSARHAKQLLQEVPGLKWVFDTANPIFNTDRSQTKPWPKQDPWQFWTEVRDVTVHIHVKDATWNPEKNDADYRWPGEGAGRVKDILQDALRRGYDGGISIEPHMVVVFHDAGSKSNDQAIRENFVEYGRRLEALVNSVKPSR, encoded by the coding sequence ATGATCTTCACCGGAATTAGCGACGAAGCAGGCAACACCCTGGACACGCAGATCTCCGCCCTCCGTGAGTTAGGGTGGAAGCATATCGAGATGCGGGGCGTGGAGGTGCCGGGATTTCCGAAAGCCAACTTTCATGACATTCCTGAAGCTGCCTTCGAGTTGGCCTTGGAGAAATTCTCCGAGGTCGGGATTCAGGTCTACTGTTTTGGCTCAACCATCATGAACTGGGCGAAGCGAATCGATGATCCTCCGTTTCAAGTGACGTTGGATGAAGTCAGCCGGTGCATTCCCCGAATGCAGCGTTGCGGCGCCCGATTCGTCCGGATCATGAGCTTCAAACCAGCGGATGCCGACGAGGAGATTCCCCAGGCGGTTTTCGAGCGCGTTCGCGAAGTGACCCGCCGTTTTCTCGATGCAGGGATTCAACCCGTTCACGAGAACTGCATGAATTACGGAGGCATGAGTGCACGGCACGCCAAGCAACTGCTGCAGGAAGTGCCTGGCCTCAAGTGGGTATTCGACACGGCCAATCCGATTTTCAACACCGATCGCTCGCAGACGAAGCCTTGGCCGAAGCAGGATCCCTGGCAGTTCTGGACCGAGGTTCGGGATGTCACGGTCCATATCCACGTCAAAGATGCGACCTGGAATCCAGAGAAGAATGACGCGGACTATCGCTGGCCAGGGGAAGGTGCAGGTCGGGTAAAGGACATTCTCCAGGACGCGCTGCGGCGAGGCTATGATGGGGGAATTTCGATTGAGCCTCACATGGTGGTCGTCTTTCACGATGCGGGCAGTAAGTCGAACGACCAAGCCATCCGGGAAAACTTCGTCGAGTATGGACGCCGCCTGGAAGCGCTCGTGAATTCCGTAAAGCCGAGCCGGTGA
- a CDS encoding response regulator, protein MQADSNNKLTTGRILVIDDDRMSRRCLIAFLERASYQVVESSGVDHTLGMLKSGSEKLESFDCIVTDYRMPEKDGLWMLTWLQNNAPEMAAIMVTAEGEKELVMASLRQGACDFLDKPIEAKALLSAVQKACANTSRARELQRAASDVLAVGREQLRMVGGAIPNCGLAVDLSYHPSHEAGGDYLGVFPLGDDRFLVLATDVSGHDLRAAYLSSYFQGFVRGMIEAQTPIEEVLKRFNQYLLSDSNQNGAAQGGGDSATSVAVCALMIHRGSGIARSLCCGFPLPVYSDGNRNLEVMGDVWSSPLGWFPDAVEEPVEIPISGTGRFYLWTDGLEDLAVQLGVNPLSCAFALMQARRQGCSPLWMKQAQDDILFACIHIAPPVPGQPIFYPVYQARNSGAEAARIDELQDRWSRSLKTALPGLNDERFYDVILCLREVTINALKHGCGGLQDQFATLLIECEPVRNILRIVISDPGPGHSFDCAAHRKQAEEDMVCEHRGLILLEALATKITTSRRGAQVELEFDLNPAPLAAIVA, encoded by the coding sequence ATGCAAGCCGACAGCAACAACAAGCTCACCACGGGACGAATCTTGGTGATCGACGACGACCGTATGTCTCGTCGGTGCCTCATCGCGTTCCTCGAGCGAGCGAGCTATCAAGTAGTCGAGTCCTCTGGAGTCGATCACACGCTCGGCATGTTGAAGAGCGGAAGCGAGAAACTCGAATCCTTCGACTGCATCGTGACGGACTACCGGATGCCGGAGAAGGACGGACTCTGGATGCTGACCTGGCTGCAAAACAATGCTCCCGAGATGGCAGCCATTATGGTGACTGCCGAGGGCGAGAAGGAGCTGGTGATGGCCAGCCTACGCCAAGGTGCTTGTGACTTTCTCGACAAGCCGATTGAGGCCAAAGCTTTGTTGTCAGCGGTCCAGAAAGCCTGTGCCAACACGAGTCGCGCGCGGGAACTTCAGCGCGCGGCTTCCGATGTGCTGGCGGTGGGCCGGGAGCAACTGCGGATGGTCGGGGGGGCGATTCCGAACTGCGGCCTCGCCGTCGACCTGAGCTATCATCCCAGCCATGAGGCCGGCGGCGATTATCTCGGGGTGTTCCCGTTGGGCGACGATCGATTCCTGGTGCTGGCCACCGATGTTTCCGGACACGACTTGAGGGCGGCCTATCTATCATCCTATTTCCAAGGCTTCGTCCGAGGTATGATCGAAGCCCAAACCCCCATCGAGGAGGTGCTCAAGCGATTCAACCAATACCTGCTGAGCGACTCCAATCAAAATGGCGCGGCCCAGGGGGGAGGTGACAGCGCAACCTCAGTGGCGGTCTGCGCCCTAATGATCCACCGCGGCTCAGGGATCGCCCGCTCGCTCTGCTGTGGGTTCCCGCTACCGGTCTATTCGGACGGAAACCGCAACCTCGAGGTGATGGGAGATGTGTGGAGTTCTCCGCTCGGCTGGTTTCCTGACGCGGTTGAGGAACCGGTTGAAATCCCAATCTCAGGGACAGGACGGTTTTATCTTTGGACCGATGGCCTGGAGGACCTCGCCGTCCAACTCGGCGTCAATCCGCTCAGCTGCGCTTTCGCGCTTATGCAGGCGCGGCGGCAAGGTTGCAGCCCGCTGTGGATGAAGCAGGCGCAGGACGACATTCTTTTCGCCTGCATCCATATAGCCCCCCCTGTTCCGGGCCAGCCCATCTTTTATCCCGTCTACCAAGCCCGGAACTCTGGGGCGGAAGCGGCTCGGATCGATGAGCTTCAAGACCGGTGGTCGCGATCACTGAAGACTGCCCTGCCAGGACTCAACGACGAACGCTTTTACGACGTGATCCTTTGCCTGCGGGAAGTGACGATCAACGCGCTCAAACACGGTTGTGGAGGTCTGCAGGACCAGTTCGCCACGCTCCTGATCGAATGTGAACCCGTCCGCAACATCCTGAGGATCGTCATCTCCGATCCTGGACCTGGTCACAGCTTCGATTGCGCGGCGCATCGCAAGCAAGCAGAGGAGGACATGGTTTGCGAGCACCGGGGGCTGATCTTGTTGGAGGCCCTCGCGACCAAAATAACCACCAGCCGCCGAGGCGCTCAGGTGGAACTCGAGTTCGATCTAAACCCTGCACCGCTGGCCGCCATCGTCGCCTAG
- a CDS encoding STAS domain-containing protein yields MKHNLDTNTNTLSIAFPGDVLSTNVDGLREAAFGLLEGERLKQANWTTLKLDLTAAKMVDSAGLNLIVSIIKHAKNRGAAVRATVGNPNVYRTFIFTRLDKQLDLSQAA; encoded by the coding sequence ATGAAACATAATCTGGATACGAACACGAATACATTGTCCATTGCCTTCCCTGGGGATGTGCTCAGCACGAACGTCGACGGCCTTCGCGAGGCCGCCTTTGGACTTTTGGAAGGGGAGCGACTGAAGCAAGCAAACTGGACCACGCTGAAACTGGATCTGACCGCGGCCAAAATGGTCGATTCCGCCGGTTTGAACCTGATTGTCTCGATCATCAAGCACGCGAAGAACCGAGGGGCCGCTGTGCGGGCCACGGTAGGTAACCCCAACGTGTATCGGACGTTCATCTTTACGCGACTCGACAAGCAGCTCGATCTCAGCCAAGCCGCCTAA
- a CDS encoding MBL fold metallo-hydrolase, whose product MSMDPADSVPPHRPKRRIPRSFKELTPSNHFNPRTFFYEMVWKAWLTPRTGQHKRPVYPELSAGKVAITWIGHASFLVQFNDLNVLIDPNFANWLFLLKRLKRSGIRIKDLPPIDLVLLTHAHFDHFHKPTLRRIPAPKIGVMPWGVGELARDLGFGRIVELQTWEGFSSGDWKVTLTPAKHWGARTLHDHHRGYGGFLLEHQGRKIYHAGDSAYFDGFKEIGQRCAPEIALLPIGAYYPDTFRQVHMGPDEAMKVFKDLGAQWFIPMHFGSFKLSFEALDAPPTWLKQIAHQEGQSHRVRILEEGIPTVF is encoded by the coding sequence ATGAGCATGGACCCGGCAGATTCCGTCCCGCCGCACCGCCCTAAGCGGCGCATCCCGCGTTCGTTCAAGGAGTTAACTCCTAGCAACCACTTTAATCCGCGGACGTTTTTTTATGAGATGGTGTGGAAAGCATGGCTGACTCCGCGAACCGGCCAGCACAAACGCCCGGTTTATCCCGAGTTGAGCGCTGGGAAGGTTGCGATCACGTGGATTGGCCATGCCTCGTTTCTGGTTCAGTTCAACGACTTGAACGTCCTCATCGATCCGAACTTCGCGAATTGGCTGTTCCTCCTGAAGCGGCTGAAGCGGTCTGGGATCAGGATCAAGGATCTGCCCCCGATCGACCTGGTGCTGCTGACGCACGCTCACTTTGATCACTTCCACAAACCGACCCTTCGGCGAATCCCAGCACCCAAGATTGGTGTGATGCCCTGGGGGGTGGGGGAGTTGGCGCGAGACCTGGGCTTCGGCCGTATCGTTGAGCTGCAGACCTGGGAGGGCTTCTCAAGCGGCGATTGGAAAGTGACCCTCACGCCGGCGAAGCATTGGGGGGCTCGGACGTTGCACGATCATCATCGCGGCTACGGAGGGTTTCTGCTCGAGCATCAGGGCCGGAAGATCTACCACGCCGGCGATAGTGCTTATTTCGACGGATTCAAGGAGATTGGGCAGCGGTGCGCTCCGGAGATCGCGTTGCTTCCCATCGGGGCCTATTATCCAGACACCTTTCGGCAGGTCCACATGGGACCCGATGAAGCCATGAAAGTGTTCAAGGACCTGGGAGCGCAGTGGTTCATCCCCATGCACTTCGGCTCCTTCAAACTCTCCTTCGAGGCGTTGGACGCTCCCCCTACCTGGCTGAAGCAAATCGCCCACCAGGAGGGCCAAAGCCATCGAGTGCGCATCTTGGAGGAGGGTATTCCGACCGTTTTTTAG